A single genomic interval of Helianthus annuus cultivar XRQ/B chromosome 6, HanXRQr2.0-SUNRISE, whole genome shotgun sequence harbors:
- the LOC110944570 gene encoding uncharacterized protein LOC110944570 yields MPLEKLALAIVFASRRLRRYFQGHKITLMTDQPFEKVLRRPELSGRLAKWVVELGEHNLEFKPRTAMKGQILADFLAEIPEDEERELLKWEALEKEEGEKEDEAVWKLLTNGASSEEGSGAGITLISPEGVELTYAIRVDFKNTNNTAEYEALLAGMRLAQKMKAGHVEASTDSQLVVKQYQGEYEAKDNTMAQKSDALSKLASVAFDHLAREVKVEVLTSPSLNTKEVAAVESTQETWMAPIIKFLRDGILPEGEWAARKVRVKALQYELIDGELYRRSYLGRSLKCVDMEEAEYVIREMHEGICGMHSGPRTIVTKAMNAGFYWPRMYETASEEIKKCDNCQVHAPMTHRHKHPMIPVSTSWPFQKWAVDIIGPFPEGPGGVKYVVVAIDYFTKWIEAMPLAKITGE; encoded by the exons ATGCCTCTGGAGAAGCTGGCACTAGCTATTGTTTTCGCATCCCGAAGACTCAGGAGGTATTTCCAAGGGCACAAGATTACCCTGATGACCGATCAACCCTTTGAAAAGGTACTTAGGAGGCCGGAGCTATCGGGACGGTTAGCCAAATGGGTTGTGGAACTGGGGGAACACAATTTAGAATTTAAGCCCAGGACAGCCATGAAGGGGCAGATACTGGCCGACTTTTTAGCAGAAATCCCCGAAGATGAAGAGAGGGAACTTTTAAAATGGGAAGCTTTGGAAAAAGAAGAGGGAGAGAAGGAGGACGAGGCTGTGTGGAAATTACTCACCAACGGGGCCTCTAGTGAAGAAGGGAGTGGGGCAGGCATCACACTGATAAGCCCAGAGGGGGTCGAACTGACCTATGCCATAAGAGTGGACTTCAAGAACACCAACAACACCGCAGAGTATGAGGCCCTCTTAGCGGGAATGAGACTGGCACAAAAGATGAAAGCAGGGCATGTGGAAGCTAGCACCGATTCACAACTGGTGGTTAAACAGTATCAAGGAGAGTATGAGGCTAAAGACAACACCATGGCTCA AAAATCTGATGCCCTCAGTAAGCTGGCCTCAGTGGCGTTCGACCACCTCGCAAGAGAAGTTAAAGTGGAAGTCCTGACATCTCCTTCCCTTAACACGAAGGAGGTAGCTGCAGTTGAGAGTACCCAAGAAACATGGATGGCACCAATTATCAAATTCCTCAGAGATGGAATCTTGCCCGAAGGGGAATGGGCAGCCAGAAAGGTAAGGGTCAAGGCCCTGCAATATGAGCTGATTGATGGGGAGTTGTATCGAAGATCATATCTGGGTCGATCCCTGAAATGTGTTGATATGGAAGAGGCTGAGTATGTGATTAGGGAGATGCACGAAGGGATTTGTGGAATGCATTCGGGCCCAAGGACGATAGTAACAAAGGCAATGAATGCAGGGTTCTATTGGCCACGAATGTATGAAACAGCATCCGAGGAAATCAAGAAGTGTGATAACTGCCAGGTGCATGCACCAATGACCCACCGACACAAACATCCCATGATACCAGTTTCAACATCCTGGCCATTCCAAAAATGGGCTGTCGACATAATTGGGCCATTCCCGGAAGGTCCAGGAGGGGTCAAGTATGTGGTGGTGGCCATCGACTATTTCACCAAGTGGATCGAAGCGATGCCCCTAGCAAAAATCACTGGGGAATAG